In Lotus japonicus ecotype B-129 chromosome 5, LjGifu_v1.2, one genomic interval encodes:
- the LOC130720348 gene encoding L-type lectin-domain containing receptor kinase S.6, which yields MHFHSLQLPCILFLFLFTNLIPLSLSLSVPSENVTLFGDAFYTDTAISLTNQLTCHSSPSSSSSSGIGRAFYAYPVRFLDPFTNSTASFSCRFTFSIISSSSCPSGDGIAFIIAANTDFRSLSRGYLGLPGPVLNQRDSYFAVEFDTNLDPSLGDINGNHIGVDVGSAVSFASVDALSRGVDLKSGKLITAWIEYRDSMKMVRVWVGYSSTRPPTPILASQIDLSQRFKDFMHVGFSASNGQGSSIHLVHHWQFKTLSYSNSVSPMENVEEGDCFLCYPGDSDSTTATKNNNGGDNRRKRIEEVALGLVGIAAFVVSVLAVVTVIWVTKKKGFVRKGRRESQSCRFQTDNKVPMRLSLSEIKSATMGFNRDRLVGEGASAKVYKGFLPYGGDVAVKRFERADDLDCMHNPFATEFATMVGYLRHKNLVQLKGWCCEGNELVLVYEYLPNGSLNKVLHRNFNSSIVLSWEQRVNIVLGVASALTYLHEECERQIIHRDVKTCNILLDADFTAKLGDFGLAEVYEHSCSTRDATVPAGTMGYLAPEYVYSGVPTVKTDVYSFGVVMIEVATGRKPVEDDGTVVADYVWKLWEKTKLIEGADPRLMGKFDELEMEMMLLVGLLCVHPDCEKRPTVREATRILKKEAPLPVLPHKKPRVRIRPICPSVISETQSVAGDWISTDDAPYLTPRSQFY from the coding sequence ATGCATTTCCACTCTCTGCAACTCCCATgcattctcttcctcttcctcttcaccaACCTCATTcccctctcactctcactctctgtCCCTTCAGAAAACGTCACACTCTTCGGTGACGCCTTCTACACCGACACCGCCATTAGTCTCACCAACCAACTCACCTGccattcttctccttcttcctcctcctcttctggAATCGGAAGAGCTTTCTACGCATACCCAGTTCGTTTTCTTGATCCTTTCACAAACTCCACCGCTTCTTTCTCATGCCGCTTCACCTTCTCCATCATCTCCTCATCTTCTTGCCCCTCCGGCGACGGCATTGCCTTCATCATAGCAGCAAACACTGACTTCCGAAGCCTCTCTCGTGGGTACTTGGGTCTTCCTGGACCGGTTCTGAACCAGAGAGATTCATATTTTGCAGTGGAGTTTGACACCAATCTTGATCCTTCTCTTGGTGACATCAATGGGAACCATATTGGAGTTGATGTTGGAAGTGCTGTTTCTTTTGCTTCTGTGGATGCTCTGTCTCGTGGGGTTGATCTGAAGAGTGGGAAGTTGATCACTGCGTGGATTGAGTACAGGGATTCCATGAAGATGGTTCGTGTGTGGGTTGGTTACTCTTCAACTAGGCCTCCAACTCCGATTCTCGCTTCACAGATTGACCTTTCTCAGAGATTCAAGGATTTCATGCATGTGGGGTTCTCTGCTTCTAATGGGCAGGGCTCAAGTATTCACCTAGTTCATCATTGGCAGTTCAAGACTCTGAGTTACTCCAATTCTGTGAGTCCTATGGAGAATGTAGAAGAAGGGGACTGTTTCTTGTGTTATCCAGGGGATTCAGATTCAACCACAGCCACCAAGAACAACAATGGTGGAGATAACAGGAGGAAAAGGATTGAGGAGGTTGCTCTTGGATTGGTTGGCATAGCAGCATTTGTGGTGTCAGTTTTGGCAGTGGTGACTGTTATCTGGGTGACAAAGAAAAAGGGTTTTGTTAGAAAGGGAAGAAGGGAAAGCCAGAGTTGTAGATTTCAGACAGATAACAAGGTGCCTATGAGATTGTCACTTTCAGAGATCAAATCAGCAACAATGGGGTTCAATCGAGATAGGCTTGTTGGGGAAGGTGCATCAGCAAAGGTTTATAAAGGGTTTCTTCCATATGGAGGGGATGTGGCTGTGAAAAGGTTTGAGAGAGCTGATGATTTAGACTGTATGCATAACCCTTTTGCTACTGAGTTTGCTACAATGGTTGGTTACTTGAGGCACAAAAACTTGGTTCAGCTTAAGGGATGGTGCTGTGAGGGGAATGAGTTGGTTCTGGTTTATGAGTACCTACCCAATGGAAGCCTAAACAAAGTTCTGCATAGGAATTTCAATTCTTCAATTGTCCTTTCATGGGAGCAAAGAGTTAACATAGTTCTTGGGGTTGCTTCTGCTCTTACCTATCTTCATGAGGAATGTGAGAGGCAAATCATTCATAGGGATGTGAAGACATGTAACATATTGCTTGATGCAGATTTCACTGCCAAGCTTGGGGATTTTGGGCTTGCAGAAGTGTATGAGCATAGTTGCAGCACAAGGGATGCTACTGTGCCAGCAGGAACAATGGGGTACCTTGCTCCTGAGTATGTTTACTCTGGGGTTCCTACTGTGAAGACTGATGTATACAGCTTTGGGGTAGTGATGATTGAAGTGGCCACTGGGAGGAAGCCTGTGGAAGACGATGGCACTGTGGTGGCTGATTATGTTTGGAAACTGTGGGAGAAGACCAAGCTCATTGAGGGTGCTGATCCAAGACTGATGGGGAAGTTTGATGAACTAGAGATGGAAATGATGCTACTGGTGGGGCTTCTTTGTGTGCACCCTGACTGTGAAAAGAGGCCAACAGTGAGAGAAGCAACTAGGATTCTTAAGAAAGAAGCACCTCTTCCAGTGTTGCCTCATAAGAAACCAAGGGTGAGAATTAGGCCTATTTGTCCAAGTGTTATAAGTGAAACACAAAGTGTTGCTGGGGATTGGATTAGTACAGATGATGCTCCATACTTGACTCCTAGAAGCCAGTTTTACTAG